The following coding sequences lie in one Streptomyces sp. NBC_00510 genomic window:
- a CDS encoding FAD-dependent oxidoreductase — MRQRLVVIGGDAAGMSAASQARRRKGPDELEVVAFERGRRTSYSACGIPYWIAGDATGPDKLIARTPEKHRAHDIDVRLGTEVVEIDRDRGRVRTRDVFGAEDWTEYDQLVIATGAVPKRPPIPGIDAGGVHGVQILDDGEDILDALDNRPVSTAVVVGGGYIGVEMAEAMLRRGLRVTLVEASEQPMATLDPDMGRLVREAMEGLGITVVTGAPVREVLTGADGRVRAVATDQGEYPADVVVLGLGVAPNTGLARDAGLPLGAHGGLLTDRAMRVRGEEAVWAGGDCVEVLNLVSGGMQHIALGTHANKQGRVIGTNIGGGYATFPGVVGTAVSKVCSLEIARTGLKESQARAAGLQYVTAVIESTSRAGYYPGAAPMTVKAIAERHTGRLLGLQIVGREGAAKRVDIGAVALTAGMTAEQMTGLDLGYAPPFSPVWDPVLIAARKVDGKVRADGPDA; from the coding sequence ATGAGGCAACGGCTTGTGGTCATCGGCGGGGACGCCGCGGGCATGTCGGCGGCGTCGCAGGCGCGCAGGAGGAAGGGGCCCGACGAACTGGAGGTCGTCGCCTTCGAACGCGGGCGCCGCACCTCCTACTCCGCCTGCGGCATCCCGTACTGGATCGCCGGGGACGCCACCGGCCCCGACAAGCTGATCGCCCGCACGCCCGAGAAGCACCGGGCCCACGACATCGACGTGCGGCTCGGCACCGAGGTCGTCGAGATCGACCGGGACCGCGGCCGGGTGCGCACCCGGGACGTCTTCGGGGCGGAGGACTGGACGGAGTACGACCAGCTCGTCATCGCCACCGGCGCCGTGCCCAAGCGCCCCCCGATCCCCGGGATCGACGCCGGGGGCGTGCACGGCGTGCAGATCCTCGACGACGGCGAGGACATCCTGGACGCCCTCGACAACAGGCCCGTCAGTACCGCCGTCGTGGTCGGCGGCGGCTACATCGGCGTGGAGATGGCCGAGGCCATGCTGCGGCGCGGTCTCCGGGTCACCCTCGTCGAAGCCTCCGAGCAGCCCATGGCGACCCTCGACCCGGACATGGGCCGGCTCGTGCGGGAGGCCATGGAGGGCCTCGGCATCACGGTCGTCACCGGAGCCCCGGTGCGCGAGGTGCTCACCGGGGCGGACGGCCGGGTCCGCGCGGTGGCCACCGACCAGGGCGAGTACCCCGCGGACGTGGTCGTGCTCGGGCTCGGCGTCGCCCCCAACACCGGCCTCGCCCGCGACGCGGGGCTGCCGCTGGGTGCGCACGGCGGGCTGCTCACCGACCGCGCGATGCGTGTGCGCGGGGAGGAGGCGGTCTGGGCGGGCGGGGACTGCGTGGAGGTCCTCAACCTGGTCTCCGGCGGGATGCAGCACATCGCGCTGGGCACCCACGCCAACAAGCAGGGCCGGGTCATCGGCACCAACATCGGCGGCGGCTACGCCACCTTCCCGGGCGTGGTGGGCACGGCCGTCAGCAAGGTCTGCTCCCTGGAGATCGCCCGTACGGGACTGAAGGAGTCCCAGGCCCGGGCCGCCGGGCTGCAGTACGTCACCGCGGTCATCGAGTCCACCAGCAGGGCCGGCTACTACCCCGGCGCCGCCCCGATGACGGTCAAGGCCATCGCGGAGCGGCACACCGGACGGCTGCTCGGACTGCAGATCGTCGGACGCGAGGGCGCGGCCAAGCGCGTGGACATCGGTGCGGTGGCGCTCACCGCGGGCATGACCGCCGAGCAGATGACCGGGCTCGACCTGGGCTACGCCCCGCCGTTCTCCCCGGTGTGGGACCCGGTCCTGATCGCCGCGCGCAAGGTCGACGGGAAGGTCCGCGCGGACGGCCCGGACGCCTGA
- a CDS encoding DUF4032 domain-containing protein has protein sequence MDLQITATSPDHPATLLDLPWNVPLEEWPEEYLVALPRGISRHVVRFALAGDEVVAVKEVGEWAAVREYGLLRDLDRMGIPAVDALAVVTGRTDDRGEPLEPVLITRHLGGSQPYRSMFETTMRPGTVNRLLDALAVLLVRLHLAGFAWGDCSLSNTLFRRDAGAYAAYLVDAETGQIQPSLSRGQREYDIEVARVNIAGELMDLEAGGSLHPSVDPVTFGQAIADRYDELWHELTRESVYPVAKRHYIDRRIRRLNDLGFDVAEMQIQRSPDGDDVTFLPKVVDAGHHQRQLLRLTGLDAEENQARSLLNDLETWMAGQEDYAPGDPLGARPEVLAHRWVRDVFRPTVRAVPRELRGSLDTAQIYHELLEHRWLMSERAQRDVGLDAAVEDYVRNVLLPSPQGPAVPLPPD, from the coding sequence ATGGACCTGCAGATCACCGCGACCTCCCCGGACCATCCGGCGACCCTCCTCGACCTGCCGTGGAACGTGCCGCTGGAGGAGTGGCCGGAGGAGTACCTGGTGGCGCTGCCCCGCGGCATCTCGCGGCACGTCGTCCGGTTCGCCCTGGCCGGCGACGAGGTGGTGGCGGTCAAGGAGGTCGGCGAGTGGGCGGCCGTCCGCGAGTACGGGCTGCTGCGCGACCTGGACCGCATGGGGATACCCGCGGTCGACGCCCTCGCCGTCGTCACCGGCCGCACCGACGACCGCGGCGAGCCGCTGGAGCCGGTGCTGATCACCCGCCACCTGGGCGGCTCGCAGCCGTACCGCTCGATGTTCGAGACGACGATGCGCCCGGGCACGGTCAACCGGCTGCTGGACGCGCTCGCCGTGCTGCTGGTCCGGCTCCACCTGGCGGGCTTCGCCTGGGGCGACTGCTCGCTGTCGAACACCCTCTTCCGGCGTGACGCGGGCGCCTACGCGGCCTACCTGGTGGACGCCGAGACCGGGCAGATCCAGCCCAGCCTCTCGCGCGGCCAGCGGGAGTACGACATCGAGGTGGCCCGGGTGAACATCGCCGGCGAGCTGATGGACCTGGAGGCGGGCGGCTCGCTGCACCCGTCGGTGGACCCGGTCACCTTCGGGCAGGCCATCGCCGACCGCTACGACGAGCTGTGGCACGAGCTCACCCGCGAGTCGGTGTACCCGGTGGCCAAGCGGCACTACATCGACCGGCGCATCCGGCGGCTGAACGACCTCGGCTTCGACGTCGCGGAGATGCAGATCCAGCGGTCGCCCGACGGTGACGACGTCACGTTCCTGCCCAAGGTCGTGGACGCCGGCCACCACCAGCGCCAGCTGCTCCGCCTCACCGGCCTGGACGCCGAGGAGAACCAGGCCCGCAGCCTGCTCAACGACCTCGAGACGTGGATGGCCGGCCAGGAGGACTACGCCCCCGGCGACCCGCTGGGCGCCCGCCCCGAAGTGCTGGCCCACCGCTGGGTCCGCGACGTCTTCCGTCCGACGGTCCGCGCCGTGCCGCGCGAGCTGCGCGGCTCCCTGGACACCGCGCAGATCTACCACGAGCTGCTGGAACACCGCTGGTTGATGTCCGAGCGGGCCCAGCGTGACGTGGGTCTCGACGCGGCGGTCGAGGACTACGTCCGGAACGTGCTCCTCCCGTCGCCGCAGGGTCCCGCCGTTCCGCTGCCGCCCGACTAG
- a CDS encoding class I SAM-dependent methyltransferase gives MTDRTSLRGVFDEDAELYDRVRPGYPGVLFDDLAGVAGLGPGARVLEIGCGTGQATVPLAERGFRVTAVELGPSMAAVARRRLAGFPGVEVVVSAFEDWPLPEEPFDAVVSATAFHWIDPAVAVVKCADALRPGGVLAVIATHHVDGGTRAFFADVQECYERFDPATPPGLRPRAAALVPTDSEETDRSGRFGPAVFHRYERELPYTTAEYLDLLLSYSNHRALPAARREGLLACIRALADGRHGGRVVKRYLTELRITRRL, from the coding sequence GTGACCGACCGGACTTCGCTGAGGGGCGTCTTCGACGAGGACGCCGAACTGTACGACCGGGTCCGCCCGGGGTATCCCGGCGTGCTCTTCGACGACCTGGCCGGGGTGGCGGGGCTCGGCCCGGGCGCGCGCGTGCTGGAGATCGGCTGCGGGACCGGGCAGGCCACCGTGCCGCTCGCGGAGCGCGGCTTCCGCGTCACGGCCGTCGAGCTGGGCCCGTCGATGGCGGCGGTCGCCCGGCGCAGGCTGGCCGGGTTCCCGGGCGTCGAGGTGGTCGTCTCCGCCTTCGAGGACTGGCCGCTCCCGGAGGAGCCGTTCGACGCGGTCGTCTCGGCCACGGCGTTCCACTGGATCGACCCCGCCGTGGCGGTCGTCAAGTGCGCCGACGCGCTGCGGCCCGGCGGGGTGCTGGCCGTCATCGCCACCCATCACGTGGACGGCGGCACCCGGGCCTTCTTCGCGGACGTGCAGGAGTGCTACGAGCGCTTCGACCCGGCGACGCCCCCGGGGCTGCGGCCGCGCGCGGCGGCCCTGGTCCCCACCGACAGCGAGGAGACGGACCGCTCCGGACGCTTCGGGCCGGCCGTCTTCCACCGCTACGAGCGCGAGCTGCCGTACACCACGGCCGAGTACCTCGACCTGCTGCTCAGCTACTCCAACCACCGCGCCCTTCCCGCGGCGCGGCGGGAGGGCCTGCTCGCCTGCATCCGGGCGCTGGCCGACGGCCGCCACGGCGGCCGCGTCGTCAAGCGGTACCTGACGGAACTGCGGATCACGCGGCGACTGTGA
- a CDS encoding methyltransferase domain-containing protein: MTREWDATTYDSLPLPHAQWGRGTLDRLAPRGDERVLDLGCGTGRDTEALLDLLPHGRVVALDGSLRMLEQLRRRLAGRLDRVEVVHADITGPLPVTGTVDAVTSVATFHWIPDHAALFRGVASVLRPGGRLVAECGGLGNIAGVSAAVDDVLGPQPAVWNFAGVEETERRLRDAGFTDVQVALVPDPARLEPGAQLLSYLAVVVLGGQLERLPGAEHEAFVRAVAARLPEPVVDYVRLTISATRGRGGTRG, from the coding sequence ATGACGCGGGAATGGGACGCCACCACCTACGACAGCCTGCCGCTGCCCCACGCGCAGTGGGGCCGCGGGACCCTGGACCGCCTCGCGCCGCGCGGCGACGAGCGGGTGCTCGACCTCGGCTGCGGCACCGGACGCGACACGGAGGCGCTGCTCGACCTGCTCCCGCACGGCCGCGTCGTCGCCCTCGACGGCTCGCTGCGCATGCTGGAGCAGCTCCGCCGGCGCCTCGCCGGACGCCTGGACCGCGTCGAGGTCGTGCACGCCGACATCACCGGCCCGCTCCCCGTCACGGGCACGGTGGACGCCGTCACCAGCGTCGCCACCTTCCACTGGATCCCCGACCACGCCGCGCTCTTCCGCGGTGTCGCAAGCGTCCTGCGCCCCGGCGGACGCCTCGTCGCCGAATGCGGCGGACTCGGCAACATCGCCGGCGTGTCGGCCGCCGTCGACGACGTCCTCGGCCCGCAGCCCGCCGTCTGGAACTTCGCGGGCGTCGAGGAGACCGAACGTCGCCTGAGGGACGCCGGTTTCACCGACGTCCAGGTCGCCCTCGTCCCCGACCCCGCCCGTCTCGAACCGGGCGCGCAACTGCTCTCGTACCTGGCCGTCGTCGTCCTCGGCGGACAGCTGGAACGCCTCCCCGGCGCGGAGCACGAGGCCTTCGTCCGCGCCGTGGCCGCGCGCCTGCCGGAGCCCGTCGTGGACTACGTCCGCCTGACGATCTCCGCGACGCGCGGCCGCGGGGGCACACGGGGGTGA
- a CDS encoding SAM-dependent methyltransferase, with product MTAIEVRPVGWVTGGRVPVEDDDWGGVEAVIRLDGEQFGPEALYGLDTFSHLEVVFHFDRVPEERVETGARHPRGNAGWPLIGIFAQRGKNRPNRLGVSRCKILRVVGLDVHVAGLDAVDGTPVLDLKPWMAEFGPLGTAFQPAWATELMRDYY from the coding sequence ATGACGGCGATCGAGGTACGGCCCGTGGGATGGGTGACCGGCGGCCGCGTACCGGTCGAGGACGACGACTGGGGCGGCGTCGAGGCGGTGATCCGGCTGGACGGGGAGCAGTTCGGTCCGGAGGCGCTGTACGGCCTGGACACCTTCTCCCACCTGGAGGTCGTCTTCCACTTCGACCGGGTCCCCGAGGAGCGGGTGGAGACCGGCGCACGCCATCCGCGCGGGAACGCCGGGTGGCCGCTGATCGGCATCTTCGCCCAGCGCGGCAAGAACCGGCCCAACCGCCTGGGCGTGTCGCGCTGCAAGATCTTGCGGGTCGTCGGGCTGGATGTCCACGTTGCGGGGCTCGACGCCGTGGACGGGACGCCGGTACTCGACCTCAAGCCGTGGATGGCCGAGTTCGGGCCGCTGGGCACCGCGTTCCAGCCCGCGTGGGCCACCGAGCTGATGCGCGACTACTACTGA
- a CDS encoding alpha-amylase family glycosyl hydrolase, giving the protein MTRPARPGRHRALHTVLLLVGGLLLGLLPTGLSFAAASATVYYRPASAWTTVNLHYAPTGGAWTTVPGVAMQPACTGWYSRTVDLGGATGLSATFTNGSGAWDNNNGGNYRLGTGTSAVSSGTVTTVDPCAGATASSATVYYATAGRDWPSYYLHWAPSGGSWTAPPGTRMAAACTGWVKLTVDLGTATAWQATFTNGSGTWDNNGGGNYQLGTGTITVKDGAVAHSDPCSGTGEPAGHGATVYYATDTVGWAAYNLHWAPAGGAWTAVPGVAMEAACTGWVRRTVDLGTATAWQAAFNNGNGTWDNNNGGNYQLTEGVSTVRNRVVTRDADDPCAASEPDTTAPTAPAGVTAQATGTSVVVSWTAATDDTAVTGYEVTRTGGTKGTSIAHVTSTVTTQTGLEERTAYRYTVKALDAAGNMSPASSPATVTTGEAPRTTPGEPLGGDPRKDPIYFVLTARFYDGDTSNDRGGSQHVKSGNAAGGDPMFRGDFKGLVDKLDYVKGLGFSAIWITPVVLNRSDYDYHGYHGWDFYRVDPRLESAGASYQDLINAAHAKGIKVYQDVVYNHSSRWGAKGLFTPTVYGVRDAQWSWYYDQEQDGFAYDGLTVEPVSGKSYYNGDLWSTAEPTGNTCVNWGVPTGGRSAEGYTLYNCQWPSPTSGMFPSRYYHQCWIGNWEGEDSRSCWLHEDLADFNTENAQVQNYLIGAYNKYIDMGVDGFRIDTAVHIPRVTWNRRFLPAIYDEVTAEFGADKAKDFFVFGEVAAFVNDKWNRGSVNHSAQFYTWKERRAYSDDDTTAALEQYTYEEQLGTGNQPTSTNALLDGNGYHTPDHSRFSGMNVIDMRMHMNFGSASNAFNNGKDSDDSTNDATYNVVYVDSHDYGPNKSSFRYAEGTDAWAENMSLMWTFRGIPTLYYGSEIEFQKGKQIDCGPTCPLASTGRAYYGAHLEGDVTASGFGTVSSASGQVATTLSQPLVKHVQRLNQIRRAVPALQTGQYSTAGVSGEMAFKRRYTDAAGGVDSFALVTVSGGAMFTGIPNGTYKDAVTGAVKTVSGGSLSVDAPGKGNLRVYVLDLGGANAAPGKVGSDGPYLR; this is encoded by the coding sequence ATGACCCGACCCGCGCGCCCTGGACGCCATCGCGCGCTGCACACCGTGCTGTTGCTCGTCGGCGGCCTGCTGCTCGGCCTGCTGCCGACGGGCCTGTCCTTCGCCGCCGCCTCGGCGACGGTCTACTACCGTCCCGCCTCCGCGTGGACCACCGTCAACCTGCACTACGCGCCCACCGGCGGTGCCTGGACCACCGTGCCGGGCGTCGCCATGCAACCGGCCTGCACCGGTTGGTACTCCAGGACCGTCGACCTGGGCGGCGCCACCGGCCTCTCCGCCACCTTCACCAACGGCAGCGGAGCCTGGGACAACAACAACGGCGGCAACTACCGGCTCGGCACCGGCACCAGTGCCGTCTCCTCCGGGACGGTGACCACGGTCGACCCGTGTGCCGGCGCCACCGCGAGCAGTGCCACCGTGTACTACGCGACCGCGGGCCGCGACTGGCCGTCGTACTACCTCCACTGGGCCCCCTCCGGCGGCTCCTGGACCGCCCCGCCCGGTACGCGGATGGCCGCGGCCTGCACCGGCTGGGTCAAGCTGACCGTGGACCTGGGCACCGCGACCGCCTGGCAGGCCACCTTCACCAACGGCAGCGGCACCTGGGACAACAACGGCGGCGGCAACTACCAGCTGGGCACCGGCACGATCACGGTGAAGGACGGCGCCGTCGCCCACAGCGACCCGTGCAGCGGCACCGGGGAACCGGCCGGCCACGGCGCCACCGTCTACTACGCCACGGACACCGTCGGCTGGGCGGCGTACAACCTGCACTGGGCGCCGGCCGGGGGCGCCTGGACGGCCGTGCCCGGCGTCGCCATGGAGGCCGCCTGCACCGGCTGGGTGAGGAGGACCGTCGACCTCGGCACCGCCACCGCCTGGCAGGCCGCGTTCAACAACGGCAACGGCACCTGGGACAACAACAACGGCGGCAACTACCAGCTCACCGAGGGCGTCAGCACGGTCCGGAACAGGGTCGTGACGCGGGACGCCGACGACCCGTGCGCCGCATCCGAGCCGGACACGACGGCGCCCACCGCCCCCGCCGGGGTGACCGCGCAGGCGACCGGCACGTCGGTCGTGGTGAGCTGGACCGCCGCCACCGACGACACCGCCGTCACCGGCTACGAGGTCACCCGCACCGGCGGCACCAAGGGCACGTCGATCGCCCACGTCACCTCGACCGTGACGACCCAGACAGGCCTGGAGGAACGCACCGCCTACCGCTACACCGTCAAGGCCCTCGACGCGGCAGGCAACATGTCGCCCGCCTCCTCGCCCGCCACGGTCACCACCGGTGAGGCGCCGCGGACCACCCCGGGCGAGCCGCTGGGCGGCGACCCGCGCAAGGACCCGATCTACTTCGTCCTCACCGCCCGCTTCTACGACGGCGACACCTCCAACGACCGCGGCGGCAGCCAGCACGTGAAGTCGGGCAACGCCGCGGGCGGCGACCCCATGTTCCGCGGCGACTTCAAGGGGCTGGTCGACAAGCTCGACTACGTCAAGGGCCTCGGCTTCTCCGCGATCTGGATCACGCCCGTCGTCCTCAACCGCTCGGACTACGACTACCACGGCTACCACGGCTGGGACTTCTACCGGGTCGACCCCCGCCTGGAGTCGGCCGGCGCCTCCTACCAGGACCTGATCAACGCCGCCCACGCCAAGGGCATCAAGGTCTACCAGGACGTCGTCTACAACCACAGCTCCCGCTGGGGCGCCAAGGGCCTGTTCACGCCCACCGTCTACGGCGTGCGCGACGCCCAGTGGAGCTGGTACTACGACCAGGAGCAGGACGGCTTCGCCTACGACGGCCTCACCGTCGAGCCGGTCTCCGGCAAGTCGTACTACAACGGCGACCTGTGGTCGACCGCCGAACCCACCGGCAACACCTGCGTCAACTGGGGCGTCCCCACGGGCGGGAGGAGCGCCGAGGGCTACACCCTCTACAATTGCCAGTGGCCGAGCCCGACCTCCGGCATGTTCCCCTCCAGGTACTACCACCAGTGCTGGATCGGCAACTGGGAGGGCGAGGACTCCCGCTCCTGCTGGCTCCACGAGGACCTGGCGGACTTCAACACCGAGAACGCGCAGGTGCAGAACTACCTGATCGGCGCCTACAACAAGTACATCGACATGGGCGTGGACGGCTTCCGCATCGACACCGCCGTGCACATCCCCCGCGTCACCTGGAACCGCCGTTTCCTCCCCGCCATATACGACGAGGTGACGGCGGAGTTCGGCGCGGACAAGGCGAAGGACTTCTTCGTCTTCGGCGAGGTCGCCGCCTTCGTCAACGACAAGTGGAACCGCGGCTCGGTCAACCACTCCGCGCAGTTCTACACGTGGAAGGAGCGCAGGGCCTACAGCGACGACGACACCACCGCAGCGCTGGAGCAGTACACCTACGAGGAGCAGTTGGGCACGGGCAACCAGCCGACGTCCACGAACGCCCTCCTGGACGGCAACGGCTACCACACCCCGGACCACAGCCGGTTCTCCGGGATGAACGTCATCGACATGCGGATGCACATGAACTTCGGCTCCGCCTCGAACGCCTTCAACAACGGCAAGGACTCCGACGACAGCACCAATGACGCGACCTACAACGTCGTCTACGTCGACAGCCACGACTACGGCCCCAACAAGTCGTCCTTCCGCTACGCCGAGGGCACCGACGCGTGGGCCGAGAACATGTCGCTGATGTGGACCTTCCGCGGCATCCCGACGCTTTACTACGGATCGGAGATCGAGTTCCAGAAGGGCAAGCAGATCGACTGCGGCCCCACCTGCCCCCTGGCGTCCACGGGCCGCGCCTACTACGGGGCGCACCTGGAGGGCGACGTCACCGCCTCCGGCTTCGGCACGGTGAGCTCCGCGTCCGGGCAGGTGGCCACCACGCTCTCGCAGCCGCTGGTCAAGCACGTGCAGCGGCTGAACCAGATCCGGCGGGCGGTCCCGGCGCTGCAGACCGGCCAGTACTCCACCGCCGGGGTCAGCGGCGAGATGGCCTTCAAGCGCCGCTACACCGACGCCGCCGGCGGGGTGGACAGCTTCGCGCTGGTCACCGTGAGCGGCGGCGCCATGTTCACCGGGATCCCCAACGGCACGTACAAGGACGCGGTGACCGGCGCGGTGAAGACCGTGAGCGGCGGGAGCCTGTCGGTCGACGCGCCCGGCAAGGGCAACCTGCGCGTGTACGTCCTCGACCTGGGCGGGGCCAACGCCGCACCGGGCAAGGTCGGCTCGGACGGGCCGTACCTGAGGTAG
- a CDS encoding peptidoglycan recognition protein, with translation MGSHRAAKHARRRAAGRPRRAARVWATAAGTAGVVAVAALGVHSAIIHTDPPSVHARPAPSPQLMPFPDLAARARLQRVPLYPAHEPVIVPRKSWGADESLRTEPPHYSTTVKAVFLHHTDSGNDYKCADVPRIIRDIYSGHIQSRHWDDVAYNFFVDKCGTIYEGRAGGSDRPVTGAHSIGFNKDTMGIAAIGTYDAKGSVPQAMTEAIARIAAWKLGLSDVDPRGEVTLVSSSSKSRFKKGKRAVFHVIAGHRDAYMTDCPGKELYAKLPEIRTEAARLQGRPPLRAAKSKG, from the coding sequence ATGGGTTCACACCGTGCGGCCAAGCACGCGCGCCGCCGCGCGGCCGGACGTCCGCGGCGTGCCGCACGTGTCTGGGCGACGGCCGCGGGGACGGCCGGTGTCGTCGCCGTGGCCGCCCTCGGGGTGCACAGCGCGATCATCCACACCGACCCGCCCTCGGTCCACGCCCGCCCCGCGCCGAGCCCGCAGCTCATGCCCTTCCCCGACCTGGCCGCCCGGGCCAGGCTGCAACGCGTCCCGCTCTACCCGGCCCACGAGCCCGTCATCGTCCCGCGCAAGAGCTGGGGGGCCGACGAGTCGCTGCGCACCGAGCCCCCGCACTACAGCACCACGGTCAAGGCGGTGTTCCTGCACCACACCGACAGCGGCAACGACTACAAGTGCGCGGACGTACCCCGGATCATCCGCGACATCTACTCCGGCCACATCCAGAGCCGCCACTGGGACGACGTCGCCTACAACTTCTTCGTCGACAAGTGCGGCACGATCTACGAGGGGCGCGCCGGCGGCTCCGACCGCCCCGTCACCGGGGCCCACTCGATCGGCTTCAACAAGGACACCATGGGCATCGCCGCGATCGGCACCTACGATGCCAAGGGCAGCGTGCCGCAGGCGATGACCGAGGCGATCGCCCGGATCGCCGCCTGGAAGCTCGGGCTGTCCGACGTCGATCCCCGGGGCGAGGTCACCCTGGTGTCCAGCAGCAGCAAGAGCCGCTTCAAGAAGGGCAAGCGGGCGGTCTTCCACGTCATCGCGGGCCACCGCGACGCCTACATGACCGACTGTCCCGGCAAGGAACTGTACGCCAAGCTCCCGGAGATCCGCACCGAGGCCGCCCGGCTGCAGGGCCGCCCCCCGCTGCGCGCCGCGAAGAGCAAGGGCTGA
- a CDS encoding serine/threonine-protein phosphatase, with amino-acid sequence MGTAPAEDGTLRIGAPPRWLRVLPGALLGVLILAQGVTPGDVELGAYYAAVAPLAALTYGVAGTAVLAAAVVVVMELPVVGSGTIAGAELGAVVLIGALSVVIAAVQQRFRGRLVLARSVAEAAQLAVLAPVPRTVGEVRCAALYRAAQRGTLVGGDLYDVRTGPYGVRALVADVQGHGLAAVGTVAGLLGAFREAVLDQRELRGVAGRLERRLSLDAAGNSELFVTALLLEFPDDGSWVRLVCQGHPPALLLRGREVLELECDPGPPLGAGPPGQAPALPSVVTLLPGDVILAYTDGVTEARDASGTFYPLAERLAARLAEGADPSPEAVVDAVWEDLHRYAGAVGDDVALLALAPR; translated from the coding sequence ATGGGCACGGCTCCGGCCGAGGACGGCACACTGCGGATCGGCGCACCGCCACGCTGGCTGCGCGTGCTCCCGGGCGCCCTGCTCGGCGTGCTGATCCTGGCCCAGGGGGTCACCCCGGGCGACGTCGAGCTCGGCGCCTACTACGCGGCGGTGGCCCCGCTCGCCGCGCTCACCTACGGGGTGGCGGGCACCGCGGTCCTGGCCGCGGCCGTCGTGGTCGTCATGGAGCTCCCCGTGGTGGGCTCGGGGACGATCGCCGGCGCCGAACTGGGCGCCGTCGTCCTCATCGGCGCCCTCAGCGTGGTCATCGCCGCGGTGCAGCAGCGGTTCCGGGGCCGCCTGGTGCTCGCCCGGTCGGTGGCCGAGGCAGCGCAGCTCGCCGTCCTCGCCCCGGTGCCCCGCACCGTGGGGGAGGTGCGCTGCGCCGCCCTGTACCGGGCCGCGCAGCGCGGCACCCTGGTGGGCGGCGACCTGTACGACGTGCGGACCGGGCCCTACGGCGTACGGGCGCTGGTCGCCGACGTCCAGGGGCACGGCCTCGCCGCGGTCGGCACGGTCGCGGGGCTGCTCGGCGCCTTCCGCGAGGCGGTGCTCGACCAGCGGGAGCTGCGCGGTGTGGCGGGGCGTCTCGAACGGCGGCTCTCCCTGGACGCCGCCGGGAACAGCGAGTTGTTCGTCACCGCCCTGCTGCTGGAGTTCCCCGACGACGGGTCATGGGTACGGCTGGTCTGCCAAGGGCATCCGCCCGCGCTGCTGCTGCGCGGCCGCGAGGTGCTGGAGCTGGAGTGCGATCCCGGTCCCCCGCTCGGGGCCGGACCGCCAGGACAGGCACCGGCCCTGCCGTCGGTGGTGACCCTGCTGCCGGGGGACGTGATCCTCGCGTACACCGACGGCGTCACCGAGGCGCGCGACGCCTCGGGCACCTTCTACCCGCTCGCCGAACGTCTCGCCGCCCGGCTGGCGGAGGGCGCCGACCCCTCCCCGGAGGCGGTCGTCGACGCGGTCTGGGAGGACCTGCACCGGTACGCGGGCGCGGTGGGCGACGACGTCGCCCTGCTGGCGCTGGCGCCCCGCTGA